The Desulfonatronum thiosulfatophilum genomic interval TCCGCAAGACCTTGGATTGGGACCACACCGCGGGCATTATTTTCCGGACCCTGCTCGGATCGAAGGACGACGAAACAGGCGACTCAAAATCATCAATGCATGATCTGCAAACATCGGATACACGCCACGGATGAAAACCATTTCACTTAATTCCGGGATGACTCGCCGTCCCATACGCATCGGTCTGAACCTGCTCTATCTTCTGCCCGGAATCGTCGGCGGCACGGAAACCTACGCCTCCGGCTTACTGCGAGGGCTGGCCGAGGTGGACGATCAGCTGGAATACGTTGTCTTTATGAACCAGGAGAGCGCCCGGTGGCCCCTGCCTGAAATCCCGGTCATACGGCGGGTGATCTGCCCGGTTCGGGCCACGAACCGCCTGCAACGGCTGGCTTTTGAGCAGACCAGGCTGCCGGCCATGGCCCGCGAACACGACCTGGACCTGATGCACTCCCTTGGGAATGTGAGTCCGATCTTCAACTCCTGCCCCAGCGTGGTCACCATCCACGACATCAATATCAAGGGCCACGGCCGGAGCATGCCGCTCTTGAAACGCGTGATCCTGGCGTTCCTGGTCCGCCGCGGCGCCTACGCCACCCGAGCGGTGATCACGAATTCCGAGTTTTCCCGCGGGGAAATCCACCGCCACCTAGGCCTGCCATTGGATCGGATTCATGTTGTACCCCTTGCATCTGACCTGCGTGACGATATTTTGTCCGAACAATCCGGATTTGCGTCCGACACCGATACGCCCGATCAGCCCGGGGAAATCGACGGACCATATATTTTGGCCTTTGCCAGCCAATCGTCCCACAAAAATATTCCGCGCCTGATCGAGGCCTTTGCACGCATTGCTCCGTCCTTTCCGCACAACCTCGTCCTGGCCGGACATCTGCCGCGGGACGGGGCCACGGACGCGGCGATTGCACGGTGGAACATGACGGATCGGGTACGGATCACCGGCTTCCTGCCTCGCGCCAACGTAATGCGCCTCATGGAAAAGGCGGAACTGTTCGTCTTCCCGTCGCTGTATGAAGGATTCGGGCTGCCGCTCCTGGAAGCCCAGACTATGGGCACGCCCGTTGCCTGCGCCCAACGCGGCGCGTTACCGGAAGTGGCCGGGGAAAGCGCCGTGTACTTCGATCCGGAACAGGTTCTGGACATGGCCGCGACCTTGGCCCATCTCCTCTCGGACGAAGAGCTCCGAACACAGCTGGTCGCCAAAGGCTACAAAAACCAGCAACGCTTTTCCTGGACCGCGGCTGCCCGAAAGACACTGGACATTTATGCCATGGCAGCCTGGCGTGGAAGGAACCGGTTTGTCGGAAAAAAGCAAAGCCCCGCGCACAAGCCGGTGGAGGATGAATGAACGGGCCGTTCACGAATTTGCTTCCCTCCGAAAACTAATCCGGCCAAGGGAGGCAGTTCGCGTACTTCAAAAGCAACTGGATCCTGAATGCAAAATTGTCCGCGCCTGCCGGGAAAACGGCATCCACATGTCCATGCCCCGCCTGCTGTGCAAGTATCCGCGCAAGCTGCTGGAATATTCCGCAGACCTGCAACCGATTGAATCCCACGCCCCAGCAGCGCCTTTTGTTTCGGTGTCTGGAGGATACTTGGAGCCGGATGCGGACGGCATCCGGCTCCCGGCATTTCAGACCAGTTTCCTGGCGACATCCAGGGCCAGATCGTAATTCGGCTCCTGTCCGACTTCCTTAACCAG includes:
- a CDS encoding glycosyltransferase family 4 protein, yielding MKTISLNSGMTRRPIRIGLNLLYLLPGIVGGTETYASGLLRGLAEVDDQLEYVVFMNQESARWPLPEIPVIRRVICPVRATNRLQRLAFEQTRLPAMAREHDLDLMHSLGNVSPIFNSCPSVVTIHDINIKGHGRSMPLLKRVILAFLVRRGAYATRAVITNSEFSRGEIHRHLGLPLDRIHVVPLASDLRDDILSEQSGFASDTDTPDQPGEIDGPYILAFASQSSHKNIPRLIEAFARIAPSFPHNLVLAGHLPRDGATDAAIARWNMTDRVRITGFLPRANVMRLMEKAELFVFPSLYEGFGLPLLEAQTMGTPVACAQRGALPEVAGESAVYFDPEQVLDMAATLAHLLSDEELRTQLVAKGYKNQQRFSWTAAARKTLDIYAMAAWRGRNRFVGKKQSPAHKPVEDE